A section of the Streptomyces sp. NBC_01216 genome encodes:
- a CDS encoding ATP-binding protein, protein MPEATQRFFDHRPESVKAARDFTTRTLRDWGLDDTGDVRLVVSELATNALAHGSDRDHGFLVRLEAQTDGIRLEVHDSRDPRQPLPEPADPDLAAETGRGLVIVDTLSTLWGVDPRQPRGKIVWSHFPTALPATPVQAGQEVRAC, encoded by the coding sequence ATGCCTGAAGCGACTCAGAGGTTCTTCGACCACCGACCCGAATCGGTCAAAGCGGCACGTGACTTCACCACCCGGACGCTGAGGGACTGGGGCCTGGACGACACCGGCGACGTCCGCCTGGTCGTCTCGGAACTCGCCACCAACGCGCTCGCCCACGGCAGCGACCGCGACCACGGCTTCCTCGTCCGTCTGGAGGCCCAGACCGACGGGATCCGCCTGGAAGTCCACGACAGCCGCGACCCCCGCCAGCCCCTGCCCGAACCCGCCGACCCGGACCTGGCGGCCGAGACCGGCCGGGGCCTGGTGATCGTCGATACTCTCTCCACTCTCTGGGGTGTCGATCCCCGCCAGCCGCGCGGGAAGATCGTCTGGTCCCACTTCCCCACCGCCTTGCCGGCCACCCCCGTCCAGGCAGGTCAGGAGGTCCGGGCGTGCTGA
- a CDS encoding GNAT family N-acetyltransferase, producing the protein MVTLRALTLDDAPALTRVYSGASIRHTTGKPLTLDQAHHKIRTALARATETPRAQWSWAILTDDELIGLISLRRRTPTMGTISYILRDDSWGHGYATQAAHQVVTVAFTTAGLNRLEAMHHPDNPASGRVLTKAGFTRIGTADRDTETGPVPYELYALESGA; encoded by the coding sequence ATGGTGACCCTGCGCGCCCTGACCCTCGACGACGCACCAGCCCTGACCCGCGTCTACAGCGGAGCCTCCATCCGGCACACCACCGGCAAGCCCCTCACCCTCGACCAGGCCCACCACAAGATCCGCACCGCCCTCGCCCGAGCCACCGAAACCCCCCGTGCGCAGTGGAGCTGGGCCATCCTCACCGACGACGAGCTGATCGGCCTGATCTCCCTGCGCCGACGCACCCCGACCATGGGCACCATCAGCTACATCCTCCGGGACGACAGCTGGGGCCACGGCTACGCCACCCAAGCCGCCCACCAGGTCGTCACCGTCGCCTTCACCACCGCCGGCCTCAACCGGCTGGAGGCCATGCACCACCCCGACAACCCCGCCTCCGGCCGCGTCCTGACCAAGGCCGGGTTCACCCGCATCGGCACGGCCGACCGGGACACCGAGACCGGACCCGTCCCCTACGAGCTGTACGCGCTGGAGAGTGGGGCCTGA
- a CDS encoding protein kinase domain-containing protein codes for MGQAPAPPGEAVALLTGHTGEPAAIQLLSDRRGSRAWKLQGPKGAVALKANSPDGDDARDKAAEMAQEDDHLRHLTAAGALSPDYRVGAGAWDGGRWLAVNWIDGAPLWRALALARGPEGDRASVRPWLAGIARTWTEHLARMHAAGWAHADVQPTNTLVTPGGHAAVIDYALACGPDDGHRRVPYRGALTHTTAPELATQILDTPADTHIPAQPAADIWSLGASLFWCWTGQRPVPYDDDLDRLEKLAAIAKGTTTALRDIRPWPFPEFENAITACLAPDPADRPTAKELTAAW; via the coding sequence ATGGGCCAGGCACCTGCTCCCCCCGGCGAAGCCGTCGCCCTCCTCACCGGGCATACCGGCGAACCCGCCGCGATCCAGCTCCTGAGTGACCGGCGCGGCTCCCGGGCCTGGAAACTCCAGGGCCCCAAGGGAGCCGTCGCGCTGAAGGCCAACAGCCCCGACGGCGACGACGCCCGTGACAAGGCCGCCGAGATGGCCCAGGAGGACGACCACCTCCGTCACCTCACCGCCGCCGGCGCCCTCAGCCCCGACTACCGGGTGGGCGCCGGGGCATGGGACGGCGGCCGGTGGCTGGCCGTCAACTGGATCGACGGGGCGCCCCTGTGGCGCGCCCTCGCCCTCGCCCGCGGCCCCGAGGGAGACCGTGCCTCGGTCCGCCCCTGGCTCGCGGGCATCGCCCGCACCTGGACGGAACACCTCGCCCGCATGCACGCCGCCGGATGGGCCCACGCCGACGTCCAGCCCACCAACACCCTCGTCACGCCCGGCGGCCACGCCGCCGTCATCGACTACGCCCTCGCCTGCGGCCCCGACGACGGCCACCGCCGCGTCCCGTACCGGGGAGCCCTCACCCACACCACCGCCCCCGAGCTCGCCACGCAGATCCTCGACACCCCCGCCGACACCCACATCCCCGCCCAGCCGGCCGCCGACATCTGGAGCCTGGGCGCCTCCCTGTTCTGGTGCTGGACCGGCCAGCGCCCCGTCCCCTACGACGACGACCTCGACCGGCTGGAGAAACTGGCCGCCATCGCCAAGGGCACCACCACCGCGCTGCGCGACATCCGGCCGTGGCCCTTCCCCGAGTTCGAGAACGCCATCACCGCGTGCCTGGCACCCGACCCCGCCGACCGGCCCACCGCGAAGGAGCTGACCGCCGCATGGTGA
- a CDS encoding DUF4262 domain-containing protein gives MAAYLQQLAARINEKGYAIPFIPADPRTGEPSLAYTVGLHVRQGYELAVSGLDYKMSCSALNSLAVRLLEQQTPPTPAMEVKGITGGGYSLRLRQADSPLPFVLVRTVYRRNPPVWQAVWPDREGRFPGDVACTLSAGAQLLL, from the coding sequence ATGGCCGCCTACCTACAGCAGCTGGCGGCCCGCATCAACGAGAAGGGGTACGCCATCCCCTTCATCCCGGCCGACCCCCGGACCGGCGAGCCCTCGCTCGCCTACACGGTGGGACTACACGTCCGCCAGGGCTACGAACTGGCGGTCAGTGGGCTCGACTATAAAATGTCCTGCTCCGCACTCAACTCCCTGGCCGTGCGGCTGCTTGAGCAGCAGACTCCCCCGACTCCGGCGATGGAGGTCAAGGGCATCACCGGGGGCGGCTACTCGCTGCGACTGAGGCAGGCGGACAGCCCATTGCCGTTCGTCCTGGTTCGCACCGTCTACCGCCGCAACCCGCCCGTGTGGCAGGCGGTCTGGCCGGACCGGGAGGGCCGATTCCCCGGCGATGTGGCGTGCACCCTCTCGGCAGGGGCACAGCTCCTTCTCTAG
- a CDS encoding IS110 family transposase, with protein MPQIWAGVDIGKTHHHCVVLDAEGKKRLSRRVLNDEPELLTLLADVLAVDEDVLWAVDVADGMAALWINVLLNHGQQLVYIPGLAVNRAAAGYRGMGKTDAKDATVIADQARMRRDLTVLRPDDEHAIELRVLTNRRADLTADRTRRINRLRGQLTSIFPALERALDLGNNGPLILLSGYQTPAGLRRTGRKRLETWLRNRKVRSPEALIEAAMEAAERQHTAVPGEKITAQVIHTLAKEVMGLNEQIAEIDKLIAARFREHELAEVIESMPGIGPLMGAEFLAATAGDMSRYGTADRLASLAGVAPVPRDSGNVSGNLHRPRRYHRGLQRVFYTSALISIRNCDASRRFYERKRAEGKRHTQAVLALARRRVNVLWALIRDGRCYEHGLSAASAA; from the coding sequence GTGCCCCAGATCTGGGCAGGCGTGGACATTGGCAAGACACACCACCACTGCGTGGTCCTGGACGCCGAGGGAAAGAAGCGGCTCTCGCGCCGGGTCCTGAACGACGAGCCGGAACTTCTGACACTCCTCGCCGACGTACTGGCCGTGGACGAGGATGTGCTCTGGGCGGTCGACGTCGCCGATGGCATGGCTGCCCTGTGGATCAACGTGCTGCTCAATCACGGCCAGCAGCTGGTCTACATACCGGGCCTGGCGGTCAACCGGGCCGCGGCCGGCTACCGGGGCATGGGCAAGACCGACGCGAAGGACGCGACCGTCATCGCCGACCAGGCCCGGATGCGCCGGGACCTGACCGTGCTGCGGCCGGACGACGAGCACGCCATCGAGCTGCGAGTCCTCACCAACCGCCGGGCCGACCTGACCGCTGACCGCACCCGCCGGATCAACCGCCTTCGCGGTCAACTCACAAGCATATTCCCTGCCTTGGAACGAGCACTGGACCTCGGCAACAACGGTCCGCTGATCCTGCTGAGCGGCTACCAGACCCCTGCCGGTCTGCGTCGCACCGGCCGTAAGCGGCTGGAAACGTGGCTGCGTAACCGCAAGGTCCGCAGCCCCGAAGCCCTCATCGAGGCCGCCATGGAAGCCGCCGAGCGCCAGCACACCGCCGTCCCCGGGGAGAAGATCACCGCGCAGGTGATCCACACCCTGGCCAAGGAGGTGATGGGCCTCAACGAGCAGATCGCCGAGATCGACAAGCTCATTGCGGCCCGGTTTCGCGAGCACGAGCTCGCCGAAGTGATCGAGAGCATGCCCGGCATCGGCCCGCTGATGGGCGCCGAGTTCCTCGCCGCCACCGCCGGCGACATGAGCCGCTACGGCACAGCCGACCGCCTGGCCAGCCTCGCCGGCGTCGCGCCGGTGCCCCGCGACTCCGGCAACGTCAGCGGCAACCTCCACCGGCCCCGGCGCTACCACCGCGGCCTGCAACGCGTCTTCTACACCTCCGCACTCATCAGCATCCGCAACTGCGACGCCTCGCGACGCTTCTACGAACGCAAGCGCGCCGAAGGCAAGCGACACACCCAGGCCGTCCTTGCCCTTGCCCGACGACGAGTCAACGTCCTGTGGGCCCTGATCCGTGACGGACGGTGCTACGAGCATGGACTCTCTGCTGCATCTGCGGCTTGA
- a CDS encoding zinc finger domain-containing protein, which yields MDLVRAWKRRVDCPTCKAAAGRACRTAGGSPTNEHRARRDAVGPIPYEEWRKGGLIPEQRTYTIPAVLKESEKARVDFNVDTALADGVAVVRMFLADRLGLFLQGEEAMDRIDGAVRKLIEVRGPVGAADVVTVLAGQVAWVQIL from the coding sequence ATGGATCTCGTGCGCGCGTGGAAGCGCCGTGTTGATTGCCCGACCTGCAAGGCAGCCGCAGGGCGGGCCTGCCGCACCGCGGGCGGCAGCCCGACCAACGAACACCGTGCACGCCGTGACGCCGTTGGCCCCATCCCGTACGAGGAGTGGCGGAAGGGGGGCCTCATCCCGGAGCAGCGGACGTACACGATTCCGGCCGTGCTCAAGGAGTCGGAGAAGGCCCGCGTCGACTTCAACGTGGACACTGCCCTGGCCGACGGTGTGGCGGTCGTTCGCATGTTCCTCGCCGACCGGCTCGGTTTGTTCCTCCAGGGTGAGGAGGCCATGGACCGCATCGACGGCGCCGTGCGCAAGCTGATCGAGGTCCGCGGCCCGGTGGGGGCAGCCGACGTGGTCACTGTCCTCGCCGGCCAAGTCGCTTGGGTGCAGATCCTCTGA
- a CDS encoding DUF6042 family protein → MTEKASVPGPRRDMAMHNDWWVSGWEHVLHRQGFPLTMLIGTACQPGYTGSLDDLVHEIFDGHWDMIGGDLDGPLTFSWPDEEWDYEAAPEGREACEAARWEQFSTMLTTAGFPVPTTVRDLSELYLTWGLARREETPDGTRWSMPAALPLPGDVLPLDPELTERLDGIRWTMRTGPLLDTLIDHLVDDLGEPAETLTSLDRLAAATGQDVDDVRLALAELVKSGDARVQRGEEPADAERLEAHRRFRLVMDWQHFHDNRIQVSRGD, encoded by the coding sequence ATGACTGAGAAGGCGTCTGTTCCCGGGCCGCGCCGGGACATGGCGATGCACAACGACTGGTGGGTGTCGGGCTGGGAGCACGTCCTGCACCGTCAGGGCTTCCCGCTGACCATGCTGATCGGGACGGCGTGCCAGCCCGGTTACACCGGCTCCCTGGACGACCTGGTGCACGAGATCTTCGACGGGCACTGGGACATGATCGGCGGCGACCTCGACGGTCCCCTCACCTTCTCCTGGCCGGATGAGGAATGGGACTACGAGGCCGCGCCGGAGGGCCGCGAGGCATGCGAGGCGGCCCGCTGGGAGCAGTTCAGCACCATGCTGACGACAGCCGGCTTCCCGGTGCCCACCACCGTGCGGGACCTGTCCGAGCTCTACCTGACGTGGGGCCTGGCCCGCCGCGAGGAGACGCCGGACGGCACCCGGTGGTCGATGCCCGCCGCGCTGCCGCTGCCCGGCGACGTGCTGCCCCTGGACCCCGAACTCACCGAGCGCCTCGACGGGATCCGCTGGACGATGCGCACCGGCCCGCTCCTCGACACCCTCATTGACCACCTGGTCGACGATCTGGGTGAACCGGCAGAGACCCTCACCTCCCTGGACCGGCTGGCGGCAGCCACAGGCCAGGACGTCGACGACGTTCGGCTCGCTCTCGCGGAACTCGTGAAATCCGGCGACGCCCGTGTCCAGCGCGGCGAGGAGCCGGCCGACGCGGAGCGCCTGGAGGCCCACCGCCGCTTCCGCCTGGTCATGGACTGGCAGCACTTCCACGACAACCGCATCCAGGTCAGCCGCGGTGACTGA
- a CDS encoding YdcF family protein, translated as MGDNQQTITEDQWRQTKLIWDYHQMQHQVRPVDVAIGLGSHDLGVAAAAADLYHRGLFPTLVFTGGNSPTTKARFPRGEAVHFREHALELGVPDSAILVEPNAANTGQNITLTRDLLAEAGIVPTTVLLVSKPYMERRSFATARKVWPDVEIVCASEPLELDDYFKSIGDEKLVVDMLVGDLQRVIEYPKQGFAIAQDVPEDVHAAYESLIRDGFTSRLIS; from the coding sequence GTGGGCGACAACCAGCAGACCATCACCGAAGACCAGTGGCGCCAGACCAAGCTGATCTGGGACTACCACCAGATGCAGCACCAGGTCCGGCCCGTCGACGTGGCGATTGGCCTGGGCAGTCACGACCTCGGCGTCGCCGCGGCCGCCGCCGACCTCTATCACCGCGGCCTCTTCCCGACGCTGGTGTTCACCGGCGGCAACAGCCCCACCACGAAGGCCCGCTTCCCCCGCGGCGAGGCCGTCCACTTCCGCGAGCACGCTCTCGAACTCGGCGTCCCCGACTCGGCGATCCTCGTCGAGCCGAACGCCGCGAACACCGGCCAGAACATCACCCTCACCCGCGACCTGCTGGCCGAGGCCGGCATCGTCCCGACGACGGTCCTGCTGGTCTCCAAGCCCTATATGGAGAGGCGATCGTTCGCCACCGCCCGCAAGGTGTGGCCCGACGTCGAGATCGTGTGTGCGTCGGAGCCTCTGGAGCTGGACGACTACTTCAAGTCCATCGGCGACGAGAAGCTCGTGGTGGACATGCTCGTCGGCGATCTCCAGCGGGTGATCGAGTATCCGAAGCAGGGCTTCGCCATCGCCCAGGACGTCCCGGAGGACGTGCATGCTGCCTACGAGTCCCTCATCCGTGACGGCTTCACCAGCCGCCTCATCTCCTGA
- a CDS encoding helix-turn-helix domain-containing protein, protein MATVHHWTGLEAKALRLALRLSVRAFAEHLGVGVRTVSKWEKLQAMTEPRPDTQAILDTALARADAAAHLRFETFLSETGRPGTETAGRRVTPAGPLAWEYESWTDDLDRAVVALSRQDFTFAESLISRWTTRFTPLRLDDRGLYLFARSTALLGDLQRDQGSVMGPLSAQRSYVTAKSLFTQLDIPRRIAQLDLSLAVVAEMSGKLETAARQYEHLAVDDRLSRRDRARSRLWVGTALSKDGQHDYATRVMLAATRDFEDLAEPEDWSVAHQKIALAHRGAGDLSSALHFITIARGTATTDAPMQRVRLDTAHGHILLSDPATRDDGLDVLDKAATMAARFGLSHQLASIEGIKAMSTGPSGPASR, encoded by the coding sequence GTGGCGACCGTGCACCACTGGACCGGACTGGAGGCCAAGGCACTCCGGCTCGCGCTGCGGCTGAGCGTCCGCGCGTTCGCCGAGCACCTCGGTGTCGGCGTGCGGACCGTCTCCAAGTGGGAGAAGCTCCAGGCGATGACCGAGCCCCGCCCGGACACCCAGGCGATCCTCGACACGGCCCTGGCCCGCGCGGACGCGGCCGCCCATCTGCGGTTCGAGACGTTCCTGTCCGAGACCGGACGCCCCGGGACGGAGACCGCAGGCCGTCGGGTGACACCGGCCGGGCCGCTGGCCTGGGAGTACGAGTCGTGGACCGACGACCTCGACCGGGCTGTGGTCGCCCTGTCCCGGCAGGACTTCACCTTCGCTGAGAGCCTGATCAGCCGGTGGACCACCCGCTTCACCCCACTGAGGCTCGATGACCGGGGCCTGTATCTGTTCGCCCGCTCGACCGCCCTCCTGGGCGACCTCCAGCGCGACCAGGGCAGCGTGATGGGGCCCCTGTCCGCCCAGCGTTCGTATGTCACCGCCAAGTCGCTGTTCACCCAGCTCGACATCCCCCGCCGAATCGCCCAACTCGACCTGTCCCTAGCCGTGGTCGCCGAGATGTCAGGGAAACTGGAGACCGCCGCCCGCCAGTATGAGCACCTCGCGGTCGACGACCGGCTCTCCCGGCGTGACCGGGCCCGGTCACGGCTGTGGGTGGGGACCGCGCTGAGCAAGGACGGCCAGCACGACTATGCGACCCGCGTGATGCTGGCCGCGACCCGCGACTTCGAGGACCTCGCCGAGCCGGAGGACTGGTCGGTGGCCCACCAGAAGATCGCTCTGGCCCACCGCGGCGCCGGCGACCTCTCCTCCGCCCTGCACTTCATCACCATCGCCCGCGGCACCGCCACCACCGACGCCCCCATGCAGCGGGTCCGTCTGGACACCGCCCACGGACACATCCTGCTGAGCGACCCCGCGACCCGCGATGATGGCCTTGACGTCCTCGACAAGGCCGCGACCATGGCCGCCCGCTTCGGGCTGTCCCACCAGCTGGCCAGCATCGAGGGCATCAAGGCCATGAGCACGGGGCCGTCCGGCCCCGCCAGCCGGTGA
- a CDS encoding WbqC family protein, which yields MFPRLTTLAKLFAADTWIVLDDVQFTRRDYQHRTRLAALSDPDRTRWLSIPTHLPQGRQTAIRDALIADPASTRRRTKAMIRQEYRTSPHWPVLQMALEPVWAAFDTGRTAAVAETSTCILLDLLGWPGRVLTASGLPTRPERSERLADLTAAAGAGAYLCGTGGMTYLDPAPFTARGIAVAPFLPPTTGIWASARRVTALWALANLGPAGLAARLRALTRTPDALEAAA from the coding sequence GTGTTTCCGAGGCTGACCACCCTGGCCAAGCTGTTCGCGGCGGACACCTGGATCGTCCTCGACGACGTCCAGTTCACCCGCCGCGACTACCAGCACCGCACCCGCCTCGCCGCCCTGTCGGACCCGGACCGGACTCGGTGGCTGTCCATCCCCACCCACCTGCCCCAGGGCCGCCAGACCGCCATCCGGGACGCTCTGATCGCCGATCCCGCCTCGACCCGGCGGCGGACCAAGGCGATGATCCGGCAGGAATACCGGACCAGCCCCCACTGGCCCGTTCTCCAGATGGCTCTGGAACCGGTCTGGGCCGCGTTCGACACCGGCCGGACCGCCGCCGTCGCCGAGACCTCCACCTGCATCCTGTTGGACCTCCTCGGCTGGCCAGGCCGCGTCCTGACCGCATCCGGGCTGCCCACCCGGCCCGAGCGATCCGAGCGGCTCGCCGACCTCACCGCCGCAGCCGGCGCCGGCGCGTATCTGTGCGGGACCGGCGGGATGACGTATCTCGACCCGGCCCCGTTCACCGCCCGCGGCATCGCCGTCGCCCCGTTCCTGCCCCCGACCACCGGGATCTGGGCCTCCGCCCGGCGCGTCACCGCCCTGTGGGCCCTGGCCAACCTCGGCCCCGCCGGCCTCGCCGCCCGGCTCCGAGCCCTCACCCGAACCCCGGACGCGCTCGAAGCCGCGGCCTGA
- a CDS encoding type I restriction-modification system subunit M translates to MNSGKHAELSSRVWAVSELLRGDFKQSEYGRVILPFLVLRRLECVLEPTKDAVLAAVAEGTPDGGLRAITRAGFCNTSPLALRTIAGAGSDCAEQLLAYCGAFSPEAREVLEQYGFGPQVERLAGAGLLHHVVGRFAELDLRPAEESAGRAVPAGEGGGPRGVVSNHQMGYLFEELIRRFAEQSHETAGEHFTPPEVVRLMVNLLAPADGQAPGEPGAPRTILDPACGTGGMLSAAQEQLLRLDPDSPVEVFGQELNPESWAICRSDMMVRGQAPEAIVLGNSLTQDGHAGATFDYLLANPPFGVDWRKAQDSVEREHRELGERGRFGAGLPRVNDGALLFLQHMIAKMKPVDASGSGGSRIAILFSGSPLFSGQAGSGESRIRQWILESDLLEGIVALPDQLFYNTGISTYVWVLTNRKAANRKGGVVLLDAREHWRKMRRALGDKRKELGEEHIAELTRLYAGAPPVPPAHAPGGAGGSADGKVKVFRNEDFGYRRITVERPLRLRFEASEASIAQLASAKPVQRATDAVAFAEALRPLAGSVWATAADALDALTAAVAAAGLACPSGAAFVRALREAWGVADPGGEVQGSKDGPLPDPALRDFENVPLGQDPEEYLRREVLPFVPDAWIDHARTKVGYEIPFTRHFYVYKPPRPLEEIDADLKAVQAEIQALWAGQPWAAPDAHHIS, encoded by the coding sequence TTGAACAGCGGCAAGCACGCCGAGTTGTCGTCGCGGGTCTGGGCGGTGAGCGAGCTCCTGCGCGGAGATTTCAAGCAGTCGGAGTACGGCCGGGTGATCCTGCCCTTCCTGGTGCTGCGTCGCCTGGAATGCGTCCTGGAGCCGACCAAGGACGCCGTCCTGGCCGCGGTCGCCGAGGGCACGCCGGACGGCGGGTTGCGGGCGATCACGCGGGCCGGCTTCTGCAACACCAGCCCGCTCGCGCTGCGCACCATCGCGGGCGCAGGCTCGGACTGCGCCGAGCAGCTGCTCGCGTACTGCGGTGCGTTCTCGCCCGAGGCGCGAGAGGTGCTGGAGCAGTACGGGTTCGGCCCGCAGGTGGAACGGCTGGCCGGGGCGGGACTGCTGCACCATGTCGTGGGGCGCTTCGCCGAGCTGGACCTACGGCCGGCCGAGGAGTCCGCCGGGCGCGCGGTGCCCGCGGGCGAGGGCGGGGGGCCACGTGGGGTCGTGTCGAACCACCAGATGGGTTACCTCTTCGAGGAGTTGATCCGGCGGTTCGCCGAGCAGTCCCACGAGACGGCCGGGGAGCACTTCACACCGCCGGAGGTCGTCCGGCTGATGGTGAACCTCCTCGCCCCGGCCGACGGGCAGGCCCCGGGCGAGCCGGGGGCGCCCCGGACGATCCTGGACCCGGCGTGCGGCACGGGCGGCATGCTCAGCGCCGCGCAGGAACAGCTGCTGCGTCTTGACCCCGACAGCCCGGTGGAGGTGTTCGGGCAGGAACTGAACCCAGAGTCCTGGGCGATCTGCCGCTCCGACATGATGGTCAGGGGCCAGGCCCCCGAGGCCATCGTGCTGGGCAACTCCCTGACGCAGGACGGCCATGCGGGCGCGACGTTCGACTACTTGCTGGCCAACCCGCCGTTCGGCGTCGACTGGCGCAAGGCCCAGGACTCCGTCGAGCGCGAGCACCGGGAGCTGGGCGAGCGCGGCCGGTTCGGCGCCGGCCTGCCCCGGGTCAACGACGGCGCGCTGCTCTTCCTCCAGCACATGATCGCGAAGATGAAGCCGGTCGACGCATCGGGGAGCGGTGGCAGCCGGATCGCGATCCTCTTCAGCGGCTCCCCGCTGTTCTCGGGCCAGGCCGGGTCCGGGGAGTCCCGCATCCGGCAGTGGATTCTGGAGAGCGACCTACTGGAGGGCATCGTCGCGCTGCCCGACCAGCTCTTCTACAACACCGGCATCTCCACCTACGTGTGGGTGCTGACCAACCGCAAGGCCGCGAATCGGAAGGGCGGTGTCGTCCTGCTGGACGCCCGGGAGCACTGGCGCAAGATGCGCAGGGCGCTGGGCGACAAGCGCAAGGAGCTCGGTGAGGAGCACATCGCCGAGCTGACCCGCCTGTACGCCGGGGCGCCGCCGGTCCCGCCGGCTCACGCGCCCGGTGGTGCCGGCGGTTCGGCGGACGGGAAGGTGAAGGTCTTCCGCAACGAGGACTTCGGCTACCGGAGGATTACGGTCGAGCGTCCCCTCCGGCTGCGCTTCGAGGCCAGCGAGGCGTCGATCGCGCAGCTGGCGTCGGCGAAGCCGGTCCAGCGGGCGACTGACGCGGTCGCGTTCGCCGAGGCGTTGCGCCCGCTGGCCGGCTCGGTGTGGGCGACGGCGGCTGATGCCCTCGACGCGCTCACAGCCGCGGTGGCCGCGGCCGGCCTGGCGTGTCCGTCGGGTGCCGCGTTCGTCCGGGCGCTGCGTGAGGCGTGGGGCGTGGCCGATCCCGGGGGCGAGGTGCAGGGCTCGAAGGACGGGCCGCTGCCGGACCCGGCGCTGAGGGACTTCGAGAACGTCCCGCTCGGGCAGGACCCGGAGGAGTACCTGCGGCGGGAGGTGCTGCCATTCGTCCCCGACGCCTGGATCGACCACGCCAGGACGAAGGTCGGCTACGAGATCCCCTTCACCCGCCACTTCTACGTCTACAAGCCGCCTCGGCCGCTGGAGGAGATCGACGCGGACCTGAAGGCCGTCCAGGCCGAGATCCAGGCGCTCTGGGCCGGTCAGCCCTGGGCCGCCCCGGACGCACACCACATTTCTTAA
- a CDS encoding AAA family ATPase encodes MTEAEHGTVGTSDTRLIVLRGNSASGKSSVAASLREKFGRNLAIVAQDNLRRIVLREHDRPGGANIGLINLTARYALDNGFHVVVEGILYADRYGTMLQDLVRAHQGVTRCYYLHVPFEETVLRHATKPDAEYLAHVNEGHLRDWYREKDLLPNGLDTVIDAASTLDDTVQQILSESSLDGILPIDR; translated from the coding sequence GTGACTGAGGCCGAGCACGGCACCGTGGGGACCAGCGACACGCGCCTGATCGTGCTCCGGGGCAACAGCGCCTCGGGCAAGTCCTCCGTCGCGGCCAGCCTGCGCGAAAAGTTCGGCCGCAACCTCGCCATCGTCGCCCAGGACAACCTCCGTCGGATCGTGCTGCGCGAACACGACCGGCCCGGCGGCGCCAACATCGGCCTGATCAACCTCACCGCCCGCTACGCCCTCGACAACGGCTTCCACGTCGTCGTCGAAGGCATCCTGTACGCCGACCGCTACGGCACGATGCTCCAGGACCTGGTGCGCGCCCACCAGGGCGTCACACGGTGCTACTACCTCCACGTGCCCTTCGAGGAGACAGTGCTCCGGCACGCGACGAAACCAGACGCCGAGTACCTCGCGCACGTCAACGAGGGCCACCTACGCGACTGGTACCGAGAGAAGGACCTGCTCCCCAACGGCCTGGATACCGTCATCGACGCGGCCAGCACCCTGGACGACACGGTCCAACAGATCCTCTCCGAGAGCAGCCTGGACGGCATTCTCCCGATCGACCGCTGA
- a CDS encoding DUF5949 family protein, with protein sequence MLTRTAPTTDPDTGLLASLNAWTWPGTTPDGQQVAHLLLAHRLGRTSHDTPDAIEARMRHLAETLGGLARAEDPAPETLGTLVTVGSHILLRFPGARWGLKLPGHPQWTRLVHDSGRAALILGLDPLAQRADAPRVDAYLDAALARGRLLFGFACRTSRTA encoded by the coding sequence GTGCTGACCCGAACCGCCCCCACCACCGACCCGGACACCGGACTGCTGGCCTCGCTGAACGCCTGGACCTGGCCCGGCACCACCCCGGACGGACAGCAGGTCGCTCATCTCCTGCTGGCCCACCGGCTCGGCCGCACCAGCCACGACACCCCCGACGCGATCGAGGCCCGCATGCGGCACCTCGCCGAGACCCTGGGCGGTCTCGCCAGGGCCGAGGACCCGGCCCCCGAGACCCTCGGAACCCTGGTGACCGTCGGTTCGCACATCCTGCTGCGGTTCCCCGGCGCCCGCTGGGGCCTGAAACTGCCCGGCCACCCGCAATGGACCCGCCTGGTCCACGACAGCGGCAGGGCCGCCCTGATCCTCGGCCTGGACCCGCTCGCCCAGCGGGCCGACGCACCCCGCGTCGACGCCTACCTCGACGCCGCCCTCGCCCGCGGCCGGCTGCTGTTCGGCTTCGCCTGCCGCACCTCCCGCACCGCCTGA